The proteins below come from a single Candidozyma auris chromosome 3, complete sequence genomic window:
- the SPT3 gene encoding transcriptional regulator SPT3 has translation MSNSDKYRYRVEVQQMMFVSGEVNDSPVETTSLIEDIVRGQVIEILLQATKTAASRGTRSISSEDVIFLIRHDKAKVNRLITYLSWKDVRKNTKDQEGGGAEGLLEGDAAAPASAVAAPGANDQSKMMTRYKKSKIRLPWEVQFMFSEQHLETAEEAEEVDDEEKAATMASLKRLKMADDRTKNMTKEEYVHWSECRQASFTFRKAKKFREWAQITQICESRPNDDVIDILGFLTFEIVCSLTEVAMSIKTAEEKLIQQNLSKAGAINKEINKRKRKYLFEKPDELAKPIQPYHIEEAWRRLQSTDFKHKAVRSFGGGMLKSRTRLI, from the coding sequence ATGTCGAACTCAGACAAGTACAGGTACAGAGTTGAGGTTCAACAAATGATGTTTGTCTCTGGTGAGGTCAATGATCTGCCAGTTGAGACAACCTCGCTAATTGAGGACATTGTAAGAGGACAAGTTATTGAGATTCTACTTCAGGCGACGAAGACAGCTGCCAGCAGAGGGACCCGATCCATATCTTCAGAAGATGTGATTTTCCTCATACGACATGATAAAGCCAAGGTCAATCGTCTCATCACGTACCTCTCCTGGAAAGATGTTAGAAAGAACACTAAAGATCAGGAAGGTGGTGGTGCCGAGggtcttcttgaaggagatgcTGCCGCCCCTGCTTCAGCTGTAGCTGCTCCTGGGGCCAATGACCAATCAAAAATGATGACACGATacaaaaagtcaaagatCAGGTTGCCTTGGGAGGTGCAATTCATGTTCAGTGAACAACACCTCGAAACCGCAGAAGAAGCCGAGGAAGTGgacgacgaggagaaaGCCGCTACAATGGCATCATTGAAGAGGTTGAAAATGGCGGACGATAGAACGAAAAACATGACTAAGGAGGAATATGTGCATTGGTCCGAGTGCCGTCAGGCTTCATTTACCTTTCGAAAGGCTAAAAAGTTCAGAGAGTGGGCCCAAATTACGCAAATATGTGAGTCCAGGCCCAATGACGATGTCATTGATAttcttggcttcttgactttCGAAATAGTCTGCTCCTTGACGGAGGTGGCTATGTCTATCAAAACAGCAGAGGAGAAACTCATCCAGCAGAACCTACTGAAGGCTGGGGCTATAAATAAAGAGATCAATAAGCGGAAGCGAAAgtatctttttgaaaagccaGACGAGCTTGCAAAGCCAATACAACCATACCACATTGAGGAGGCCTGGCGCCGACTTCAATCTACAGATTTTAAGCACAAGGCAGTGCGTTCATTCGGAGGAGGTATGCTTAAGTCTAGGACGAGATTGATTTAG
- the VPS17 gene encoding retromer subunit VPS17, with protein sequence MAYDPDDFENNNPFAEPEEHITPVNVGTINNHASDSQSLDSENVDHDISVSFSQEQGQVEHESKGQIKRTESGRLVEEDLRKLLPERFTRKYSMRIHLRDIEDNKPNNPILRFDAYVRGLPKFRDQVYKDIRRTYNEVRKFNEYLIVSNLEVFVPVIPSSVTSYPSGGEDEKKQLMYNWSEWFNRIASNPILIRDEEFVYFIESDFGYSVINTERKQSVATGLMRKTMKQLNNPYDPYQELATFRPMIKSAYLLCQRLNKTMEKHQKLEKQLSASMSELGTKLKGLSQFETVHPGMRNLWEKVAKVTQYQADLLLLKSIMDMGVLGDGAKAFSADFYEIKEALTNRYLIMRELSQAEAQTKAKHSQASKIKNKASLDPIRAEEALKVLEYAQKAEESLHMQVKRISGEMMFERKEVIDFTEKKMKKLLKQFTLNRVDQHRKLLNNLETIRLDVRIIDENGGLSRLNREHLNQMKHNLAQSQAANEDLWSSRSFRSLTKEQLEREEAIRNKGDLDVGSLDAKKAASLLGTATF encoded by the coding sequence ATGGCCTACGATCCAGACGATTTCGAAAATAACAACCCCTTTGCCGAGCCAGAGGAGCACATCACACCTGTCAATGTGGgcaccatcaacaatcaTGCTTCAGACTCTCAATCGTTAGATCTGGAAAATGTTGATCACGATATTTCGGTGAGTTTTCTGCAAGAGCAAGGGCAGGTGGAGCATGAAAGCAAAGGTCAAATTAAAAGGACGGAAAGTGGTAGattggtggaggaggatCTTCGAAAACTTCTACCTGAGAGATTCACAAGAAAGTATCTGATGAGAATACATCTAAGAGATATCGAGGATAATAAGCCAAACAATCCAATTCTTCGTTTTGATGCTTACGTGAGAGGTTTACCAAAGTTTAGGGATCAAGTATACAAGGATATACGTCGAACATACAACGAAGTGCGCAAGTTCAATGAATACTTGATAGTGTCTAATCTTGAAGTGTTCGTTCCAGTTATACCAAGTCTGGTCACTTCATATCCCTCTGGTGGTGAAgacgaaaagaagcagcttaTGTACAACTGGTCGGAATGGTTCAACAGAATTGCTCTGAACCCAATTTTGATACGAGACGAAGAGTTCGTATACTTCATCGAAAGTGATTTCGGGTACTCAGTCATAAATACAGAACGCAAACAGCTGGTCGCCACTGGGCTTATGCGTAAGACTATGAAACAATTAAACAACCCTTATGACCCTTATCAAGAGCTCGCCACGTTTAGACCCATGATCAAGTCAGCATACTTGCTTTGTCAGAGATTAAACAAAACTATGGAGAAACATCAAAAGCTCGAGAAGCAGCTTCTGGCAAGTATGAGTGAATTGGGCACTAAACTAAAGGGACTTTCTCAATTCGAGACCGTTCATCCAGGTATGAGAAACTTATGGGAGAAAGTCGCAAAAGTCACCCAGTATCAAGCTGATTTACTTCTCCTAAAGCTGATAATGGATATGGGTGTTCTTGGCGATGGTGCAAAAGCTTTTAGTGCTGACTTCTATGAGATTAAGGAAGCGCTCACGAACCGTTATCTTATAATGAGAGAGCTTAGTCAAGCTGAGGCTCAAACAAAGGCGAAGCACTCTCAAGCgtccaagatcaagaataAAGCCTCCTTGGATCCTATACGTGCAGAAGAAGCGCTAAAGGTGCTTGAATatgctcaaaaagctgaGGAAAGCCTACATATGCAAGTGAAGCGGATATCAGGAGAGATGATGTTTGAAAGAAAGGAGGTGATCGACTTCAcggagaagaaaatgaaaaaacTTCTTAAGCAGTTCACTCTCAACCGTGTTGACCAGCATCGTAAACTTTTGAACAATTTGGAGACTATCCGACTTGACGTGAGAATTATAGATGAAAATGGAGGACTCTCACGTCTCAACAGGGAGCATCTCAACCAGATGAAGCACAACCTAGCCCAATCACAGGCAGCGAACGAGGATTTGTGGTCATCAAGACTGTTCAGGAGTCTAACCAAAGAGCAGCTTGAAAGAGAGGAAGCAATAAGGAATAAAGGAGACTTGGATGTTGGATCTCTAGATGCGAAAAAAGCAGCGTCTTTACTTGGAACCGCAACATTTTGA
- the SDC1 gene encoding Sdc1p, with product MSASDPISENGVSNNSVAPELSSIDLKREESPPVKKIKTEEASIPKHTEPPVHEIVGGSSIRQYLNKHLTQHLLEGLKQVGKDKPEDPLLALGKFLIQRSEDLKGECNKDAEGNAS from the coding sequence ATGTCTGCTTCTGACCCAATTTCAGAGAATGGCGTTCTGAACAATTCCGTGGCACCGGAACTTTCGAGTATCGACTTGAAACGCGAAGAATCTCCACctgtgaagaaaatcaagacCGAAGAGGCGTCTATACCAAAGCACACAGAACCTCCAGTGCACGAGATTGTCGGTGGTTCTTCAATTAGACAATATCTCAATAAGCACTTGACCCAGCACCTTCTAGAAGGCTTGAAGCAAGTTGGCAAGGATAAGCCAGAGGACCCTTTGTTGGCTCTCGGGAAATTTTTGATTCAGCGTTCTGAGGATCTTAAAGGAGAGTGTAATAAAGATGCAGAAGGTAATGCTTCATAG